In the genome of Nitrososphaerales archaeon, one region contains:
- the endA gene encoding tRNA-intron lyase: MSEEALPIYSGRLLKKGVIIDDPNAIQELKNRGYGEEEGGKLRLEDYEVLYLLYINKLKVSKGGKDISFDEFVDYSLKKDPNAWTRFLIYRDLRSRGYVAKGGFGFGVDFRVYERGTYGSKPAKYLVSGLNEGREMSLKDLSQMVTQVSRMGKDMILAVIERRGEVIYYQVSGMRFERR, translated from the coding sequence ATGAGCGAAGAGGCCCTACCCATTTATTCAGGACGGCTTTTAAAGAAAGGTGTGATCATCGATGATCCGAATGCAATACAAGAGCTCAAGAATCGTGGCTATGGTGAAGAGGAAGGGGGGAAGCTTAGACTCGAGGATTATGAAGTACTTTATCTTCTCTACATCAATAAGCTGAAGGTTAGCAAGGGAGGGAAGGATATTAGCTTCGATGAGTTTGTAGATTATTCGTTGAAGAAGGATCCGAATGCGTGGACAAGGTTCTTGATCTATCGAGATTTAAGAAGTAGAGGGTATGTGGCAAAAGGGGGTTTTGGTTTTGGAGTAGATTTTAGAGTTTATGAAAGAGGTACCTATGGGTCAAAGCCCGCCAAGTACCTGGTATCTGGGTTGAATGAGGGGAGGGAGATGAGTTTAAAAGATTTGAGCCAGATGGTAACTCAGGTTTCGAGGATGGGGAAGGATATGATTTTAGCGGTAATCGAAAGGAGAGGGGAAGTGATTTACTATCAAGTATCAGGGATGAGGTTTGAGCGAAGATGA
- a CDS encoding Gar1/Naf1 family protein: MLQEVGIVLHQSRSGRLILKALTKVEPGSILVDSKGKKVAKVVEMIGPVNSPYISTIPLTDRVNKLIGSKLYVSKVVKKV; the protein is encoded by the coding sequence ATGTTGCAAGAGGTAGGCATAGTGCTTCATCAATCGAGGAGTGGAAGGTTGATTCTGAAGGCATTAACGAAGGTCGAACCGGGCTCTATACTCGTCGATTCTAAAGGCAAGAAGGTCGCTAAGGTCGTAGAGATGATCGGGCCCGTCAATTCACCTTACATCTCAACGATTCCACTTACTGATAGAGTCAATAAGTTAATAGGTAGTAAATTGTATGTTTCTAAGGTCGTGAAGAAGGTGTAA
- a CDS encoding transcription factor IIB, which produces MQKDSNDLDITSCPSCQKSLVEDREKGEFVCPYCGFVVKGKVEDQGPGWKAIDLEDKQRRVHVGSPRTLGLHDYGLTTEIGNNIGESYGNGLDPYMRMSINKMKKWHTRVRVLTAEERGLSIVLSKMNEICSILNLPKTVFETAAHIYRTAMKMKVAKSKSIIGMSCASIYLACRKCNVGRTLKEIAHAANIDEKVLAKYYRFVLKEVEKEYIPPLSIERYISKFTNMAKIDPKVERLALFLAAQTKDSKISSGKTPVGLAAAYVYMSSVLLGEYLPQRDIADVAGVTEVTVRNRCREILENFHVKQILKPIRDE; this is translated from the coding sequence ATGCAAAAAGATTCAAATGATTTAGATATTACATCGTGCCCTTCATGCCAGAAGTCTCTTGTTGAAGATCGTGAGAAGGGCGAATTTGTCTGCCCATACTGTGGATTCGTAGTTAAAGGGAAGGTCGAGGATCAGGGGCCGGGGTGGAAGGCGATCGATCTAGAAGATAAGCAGAGGCGAGTACACGTGGGCTCGCCAAGAACCTTAGGTCTGCACGACTATGGTTTGACTACAGAAATCGGGAATAATATAGGAGAATCCTATGGGAATGGTTTAGATCCTTACATGCGTATGAGTATCAATAAGATGAAGAAATGGCATACGAGAGTAAGAGTTTTGACGGCCGAGGAGAGGGGGCTTTCGATCGTACTTTCAAAGATGAATGAAATCTGTTCAATCCTTAACCTACCCAAAACGGTCTTTGAAACCGCAGCCCATATATACCGTACGGCCATGAAGATGAAGGTTGCGAAGAGCAAATCGATCATAGGTATGAGTTGTGCATCGATCTATCTTGCATGTAGAAAGTGTAACGTTGGGAGGACCTTGAAGGAGATCGCCCACGCTGCGAATATTGACGAGAAGGTATTGGCAAAGTACTATCGATTCGTTTTAAAGGAAGTAGAGAAAGAATACATACCACCTCTCTCTATAGAGAGATACATATCGAAGTTTACGAATATGGCGAAGATCGATCCGAAGGTGGAGAGGCTCGCGCTATTTCTCGCTGCCCAAACGAAAGATAGTAAGATTTCTAGTGGGAAGACCCCTGTAGGTTTAGCGGCCGCCTATGTTTACATGTCATCGGTCTTGCTTGGTGAATATCTTCCCCAAAGAGATATAGCCGATGTGGCAGGAGTGACCGAAGTAACGGTGAGGAATAGATGTCGTGAAATACTAG